The genomic stretch TGAAGTTTATcagattttatttgtatataatcTCTGAGCTACAATTTTACATCAGTTTTAACATTCTACTTGATAATGAGGTCATggagacttcgaaacgtcgtagttttttaccgttaatttttattatcaaatgtATTTCTAAATGTTCTCTGATTAATAcacaaataataaaaataaataaaaatattatcaatAATCTAATACAAAGTCTATATTATTGATTATTCAGGATATGCTTGTTTGAAGAGCCAGGTTTTTAATAAGCttttgaaaatggaaacagATGCACAGGATCGAATATTTTAAGGTAGACTATTCCACAGCTCAGGAGCCGCGCAGGAAAAAGCTCTCTTACCATACGATTTAAGATTGTAAGAGGGCTTATACAAAAGATTGAGGCCTGAGGATCTTAAaatccttgttggtttataagCCTTGAGTAGAGCAGATAGATAAGAGGGAACACAGTTATTGACAATTTTAAAAGTGAGCAGAACGATCTTATACTGAATACGTTGTTCAATAGGTAGCCAGTGAAGTTTGCGCAGAATTGGAGAAATGTGttcgtgtaaaaaaaaaagtaagcacCCTAGCTGCAGCATTCTGTACAAGCTGTAGTTTTTGAAGCGATGATTTTGACAGGCCATAAAGAAGGGAGTTGCAGAAGTCAATTTTTGAAGATATGAAAGCATGTATAAGTGTCTCGCAGGCCCTAAAGCTAATGTGTTTTCTGATTTTAGAGATATTTCTTAGATGGAAAAAGCAGGATTTACAGATGGAGGCAAgcttttttggaaaaagaaacATTATGACCTGCAATACTTGCAGAGTCAATAGAAGGCCTGGGACGAAAGGGAGAAGATAGTAAAATAGTTTTCGTTTTTTCGTCATTCATCTTGAAACTGTTTTGCAACATCCACCTGTCTATCTCAATAACGCAAGCTTCAAGTGTTGATTTTGCATTGTCCAGCTGAGACATAGATGATGTTGAAAATGTTATATACAGCTGTAGTTCATCAGCGTATTGATGAAAATTGATGTCATAGCTTCGGACAATGTCCCCAATAGATGAGGTGTATAACATAAAGAGAATCGGCCCAAGGACAGAGCCTTGTGGCACTCCACAATTAAGGCTACGAGGATTTGATAGACCATTTTCAACACTAACAAAAGACTTACGATTTAACAAGTAAGACCTGAACCATTCTAATGCAATTCCACCAATACCATATCTTGTCGCCAGTCTTTCCAAAAGAATAGAATGGTTGACAGTATCGAAGGCTGCCGACAAATCAAGCAAAACTAAAATGACAGAGCAGTGATTGTCTATAGCACGCAGAATGTCATTTTGGACCCTTATAAGAGCAGTTTCGACACTATGATGTTTCTTATATGGAGATTGGAACTTCTCATATAGATTATTTTCTTCTAAATAATCCACAAGTTGAGAAGCAACAACCTTCTCGGTACCTTTTGACAGAAATCTGAGTTTAGAGATGGGCCTGCAACTCGAAAATTCCTCACAAAGCAAAGTCTCCTTCTTGAGTAAAGGATGAATCATGGCTTCTTTTAACTGTGATGGGACTACTCCAGTACGCAACGAAAGATTAACGATTGTACAGATGGTTGGAAGCAGTGGACTAAAGCACTGCTTCATAACAGTACTAGGAATAGAATCCAAACCACATGATTTTGATGTCAGTTGAGTAATAAGCTTGGAAAGTTCagtgcacaacattgaaggaggggggaggggagagaagcaataaagacttcaaaagtgctaaccttcccaacagttttgtctaggattgtagtttacagcatacatctttgatattggacatcaatgttatcgttaattgacacctgtcaaaacaaggtattccctgaccagtatcacgtgaccatatcacgggctcaagttggaccttatcgaggtcagctatttttttttcaagttgaccgctgaccagggactggttgttaattggatcgcaggctcaaggttagacacacacacaccggaacgaggcttaatttttcgcgctctttctatGGCTCGACGTGGCttcagagccatgctacgtcaacaaaagctcttgacagtcgatgcttttcgtgttcaggtacggtttggaaaatatatttttcttgcaattttCGCTTGTTTCAGTCCAGGtctaacataatatagctgtggtcaggacacactggtggctacgtagttattcaagtcaagcattggagcgatataagcttaaagctgagtgtttatttgaaatttgtttttagggctgctttttgctctgaattgcagtttttggtatgtcttaagatttttaattttgaatctactaaggttgcaagatgcctggacagcctttgacagaagaacagaaacgtaagaagagagaaagagaacgagaacgacaaaacggtacaccagtaatagcttaaagttggtggaagaagttactccacaaattcttttcttggacactaatcCGTTTGTTATtcctacggatgagttatttcaagtggatgcatatttctaaaaagtgattcagtcgttttttcctttgttcaggaatgaaactcgaatttttattgttaactggaattaaataacaatcatctgtattctttttggacagaaataatcgatcttttgctggtttgtttggctttaaaatggaAGCttacaagaagtttttttactccgcttacctaactgtttttcgaaaCATGTAAACAAttttctaaacatgtaatcacaatgagttctcgtaaaagtataaggagaaatatcaccagcttatgttttcagaagtttgtttagagcacgtacaggtaatttgttggagatcttgtttgaagtttgtcgtTTCTAGCCAATTCTAGTctaagccaacctggcgtgttttcaatgaaatacatcaaaatgtaaatgatctcgttttcagagataaagtggaataaataaagtacgatctgtcacatcacgagctatagtatgtctgtgatttgtaattttagtgtgattcctattcgctggcttttgacagtctactctgaaatggcttctttccttttccgtttgcttgctgaggatttgcttgttttaattttaaaactcttgcgaatcaagaaaaattaattgcctaactggtgaattcgacagaagatttcgctggaaaaacagATGTCACACTCattccttcgtgattcatgcaatcagtcggtttttcaggtgaaattaactgtggaattcactagttaggcagtaaaagaaaatgacataattaagcaatatccaggAAAACCAATAGGCAGAcggttccaaagccttttattttcactaatgctacagccagtaagaataaacaagccgggagctacgcttttaggcttgtctaaatctatatattattcatTGTTACTGACTTTACAGGATTATGGTGTGGAAACCAAATTAATTCGTATTTAATGTTCATTTCATGGAAGCATTGGATCGACCTCTTTCATCAGGGAATCTTGGGGCACACAGTATTGGTGGATTTGTTGAAAGTTCTAATTCGTTTGGAGTGTGTAGAGTCTGTATGGGTACAATTTAGCAGATATCTTAAAATAGGTCCCCAAAACGTACATGTGGGGGCTTAACTGTGAATAATTAGGAATGAATTATCAAATTTTTGTGGGAATTTAATGAGGGTCGTAGCTTGTAACAGGGAAACCAAGGCACTTGACACATTCGTGATTTTGGCATTATAAAGACCTAGGAAAAGTATTTAATCACTGGCTCCGTGATAATTTAATGTAGTTTTGGCAGTGCAAATGCATGTGAAAATTTTATAACTTTGCtgtgaatttttaaaaactgcaaCTGTATTAATGCCAATAGTTAGCAAACAACAGCTATAGTTAAGGGGAGCAATAAGCTCCATGAAAGCATTTTGCAGGGATGGCTCAGTGGTGACAGCAGTCACCTGCCACTAATGTGGCGCGGGTACAATccccagactcggcatcatatgtgggttgagtttgttgcttctctactctgcaccgagaggtttttctctgggtggtccagttttcccctctacTCAGAAACCAGTAGTtagagtgggtcttgaacccaggattcctggatctcaaggcaggCGCCCTAACCACTAAGTCGCACTGCCTCCTGATCATAATCAGCCCTTTTGTGAGGCCCCATTCAGAAACAAAACTGTTTGAAAATTGTCTGCCAGTCATGCGAGTGCATATAATGCCTCACCCCTAGTTCTTGATTGCTTTGGTGTCTTTCACATGACTCGGCCGATGGTGGCGTTACAATCTCACTGAATTCTTTTTCACAAACTGGGCACTTAATTGTGCCAGAGTCGGCTGTCTGTAAGTTTTAAGATACAGGCAAGCATGTTAAATGTTGCTTTCAGCAAACGTGGAGACAACATTAGAAATATTTTACTTAAAAATGCCATTCATCTTGTGCAACATCACACCACTGACATTGGTTACATTACATTTCCTGACAGAATCCAGTCACTTACAGAGTATTTGAACATAGACACAAATGACATATTAACTGAAAATATGAACTCATAAGGGTAAAAGAACAATCTTCCACATTCTTGATTGGCTGAAACATGACACATGAACTATTAGATTCATTTACCAGAGTATATCACTTATCTTATAAGTGCAGGATAATGATAAAGATTAAGACGACACCTTTGAATCCCACagaaattctgatttttttcccAAGAAGAAAGTGTTTAGAAATGTCGATTTCTTATAATGACATTATCGTATCTTGTGAATCACCTTGGGCCACTCTCTCAAACACGCCAAATGAAAGGTGTCAGAACACCCAAGAGGATGTGCAGAAGCCAGCCCTCCCAATGCATCTCTGCAAATTTCACACTTGCAAAATGAATAGCaaatagaaaaatgaaaatgtgtgtgaagaaaaaaaaggaaatacaccAATTTGACTCAGACTAATATGTACTCGTCTTCAACACAGAAAAAGAAAGGTACTCAAGGCAAAAATCTCTGCATGCAGAAGAAATGAGAGAACCAACATGCCCAACCCAATTGATGAGGGCATCATCTTGGATTTCAACTTAAGCCATCTTCACTATTGTCCCATATTCACAAAAAATGTGATTACTATCCTTGGTCCACAATCAATAATGTGATCTTTTAAATTGCCTTATTGAGGTAACCTATAATATATATGATGAAATGTAtagtataataatattgttaatttGTTATCctttttgccaaaaataaattatgtacaGAAATAGCAAACATTAAATTTCTTAACCTGTTTTCATTTTAGTCATCTATTTAGACAATTTAATCAGGGAAGAGCTTTCAGTGTCAACAAGGATATCACTAATCTTCTTTACTAGTAACAGGTCTTAATCATTTTAAAGTGatcaaaattcctttttttgtccTTTGGATAATTTACAATACTATGTTAAGgtaacactaagtgacccaagttttacgtaagccttaatttcaaaaagacacttgataattttaactggaattttcctatttaatggtccgccatcaCTAACTTTCAAATCTTGAGATAGCTGGATTGAGATTTGTAAGTTTACATAGTACGAATAATAGCTTTCGGAAAAACATTTAACTATAAAATATTGCTACAAAAATGCTAAAGATATCAACATTTGTAAGTTACAAACTAAAGTTGATaccaaaagaacaataattaAATGATAAAAAAGCTATAACacaagaaaataacatttttttacaATGATAAGATAATTAAGCAAAACGCTTGGCACATAAGGAGCCCGTGTGGAAATTTAAATTAGGTGTGAGAGTCTTGATGAACAGTATTTTAAAGACTAAACAATCAATTTCAAGACTCAACAAATTTAATTGGCTTGTAAACGCAGAACCCCTTCTCAAATCAACGGGTAGAAGCTTCATGGAAGCGCTTCTAAGTGTTTGTAAATCGAATTCTTAATGATTTcttaaatgaatatttaaagaatttcgagaaaaataaaagactgTCAGATTCAAAGGGAGTAAGCTTATTTTCAAAACCTCAATGTCCAGCTTCGGCGGAAGAAGGATTGATAATCACATTTAAATCCTAAGAAAACAAGTGCACATCATTACACAATTAAATCTGAAACACGCACCTCATCTACACTACAATCGGCTTCTACGCCTTCTGCGCCTTCTACGTTTGATCTGTCGGCCATCTTGCTTCTTCCTTGGTGGctttaaagactctctgtcgaacggcatgctttgcgggcgtttgttattgttttgattAGAGCGCACTGGCTGAACTTGTGAACTGACGAGTGTTGTGCGATGCGGCAAGATAGAAAATGGATGATAGTTCTTTCAACTTGGACATTTCAGTTGGAAATTTACAAGAATGCCCTGCACAGAGACGAAATATTTATGGAAGTGTGGTGAGTGAAAATTTTCGAAGCGATATCATTTTACTAGACGAATACCCGCGGTTCGCCTTTCAGCTGACCTTTCGTCTATCGATTCATTTCTTCAGATTGCAGAATCCGAACCAGCGCCCGAAGCAATAAAAGTTTTTGTGATTGCAAATCGGCTTATAAAACCAAGCAGAAGAATGGAGTCGGCTGTGGTTGTCCTTGTCGAACGGCAAATTTGCCATGTGTGCAGAACAGGTGTAAATGTGGCACTGGTCGAAAACAATGTGCCAATCGGGTAAGTTCTTTTTACTGTGTATGCATATACTCTCGATGAGGCGaagacattttcttttttattttatatttctttagAATGTTCAAACTGTTTACCAACCAAATCTACCGTCCAGTTCCATGGAAAGACAAAGACGCGACATTGAAAACACAAGGCAGGAAATCCAGGCGAGTCATCTTTTCGGCTCGATAAACTTTATATAGTGTCGACCGCGATTTATTTGCTTATTCCGATAGTGAACTCACCTTTTCTTATTTCCTGTTTTTCTAGGAATTCATTGATGCCCTTGACGTACAACAAGTGAGATGGTTGATGGTGCTGCTCATAAACAATGGGCGAGGGGGAAGTTTAGATTTTGCGAGATGACTTGTCACACATGAAAACTCGGATGAAGAGCCACAGCCAGATCCGACATATAATGCCTTACCCGGATGGTGCATCTGCAACAATTGCATCCAAATGCCCACTCCAGAGGAAAACAAATGCTGTCGACGCAGGGAAGGTATTACCTCCTATGAACTTTTTCAGAATCTTTGTGTAGACCGCCACGTTCTCGAGTTGGCAATAAGAGCAAGGTGCGATATAAGAGTTGAACCACTAGATTTTTCAATGTCCAGTTTCCGCAAGGCCGCTTATAGGCAGTTCATTTTGTGGGAACATGGTTATTTGGGGAGGGGAAATAGACGAATTATACCATCCTGTGCCGTCAAAAAAGTGCGTGAACAGTATCCCGCCCCAGATAACGTTAATATGGGTTTCAGGGCAGAGTAAATTTATGCTTCTCGTGTACTGGTAGATCCAGGGCTGGAAACCATGCCCTACCGTTTCTTTGTCTTGTAGCTGAAACAATGAGTCTTTGACAATATGTCCACCTTACACAATGTTATGTTGCTTCAACAATGCAAGTGGCTATCAATTCACATTCTGCTCAAAACCAAGCTGAACATTGAAACAAAATCGCACACATGATGTACAAAATATTGCTATGGATACcaaacaataaaagaatgcAAGCACCAAAGATAGCCTTGGAATCAATAAAGGTAACTTGACTTTATTTGACCTATAAAAATCACCCCATTATTCACAGTATTCCTTGAATAAGAATCCACTTAAAAAAGGGATGgggggagggaggaggaggggttGAACTAAGCCATTCTTATCTTACACTTTTTTTGACTGAAATCTGCTCTGGTATTCTTGTACCAGAGCAATTAGCTCAGGACTCTCTCTAAGGGCAATTGTTGGTGCCAGGTGCCTAGGATGCTCCTCAGGAAGAGAGAGCACCCGTTCTGCAGTTGCCTTGTCATCCAATCTTGCCTTTAGGATTGTGGCAATCAAGTATGGAATGTATTCATATGACCTCTCGGCTTTAACTGGTTCTGGATGGCAGCGTTTTGTCCTTTTCGAGTACTGTTTCTTCCAGATCAGTTTGCCATCCTTTGTGGTGGCTTGCAGCCGGACGGTGTGCATGTTGTGATCTAGTGCTGAAAGTAGCATTCGGATTCAGAATGCAATGAAGctgtgaaaataaaagagagCTGTCTTGAAATCAGTTTTGAAAAGAGACCAAAACCTTGAAGGCATCCACTACAGTATGTTGATGCCCAAAGACTTGTATTAATTTCTGAGAATTTACTAGTGCCATTATTTTTATGTCATccttggtacatgtacatgcctaTACATTTGCAAGGTATTAGTGTCAtcatgaaaacaataatttgtaaTGTACTTACTCAAAGGAATTCCTCTTGGGGGCATACTTAAGCATCATAGTGTTGAAGTTTCCTAGAAAGCTTGTGTGCCTGCAGATGTAATGTAAGCAGAGTAATTGGAACACAGTCCAtgtccatataataaacttCCCTGTATATGTTATCAAAAAATACAAGATGAGTAAACAGTTTTTTGAATTACCTTTTAGTTCATATGTTAGTGATTTGTAAACAGTTACACATAAGTCAACCTGctcattttaattaaattttaattatcGCCCACATGTCATGCAAGGTGGCTTACAGAGGCATCAAAAATAAGCAGAGTGAAACTTCCTATGGataacaaatttaatttttttcaaatttcggaTTTTTTCTTTGTCCCATGCTCATGACGGAAATGAACACTTCATATAAACAAATTGATGATTCTATATACATATCTATGCAGCCACAACTTACTTAAACCAAACATAGAAAATCAAACTTTCCACCCATCTCCTGTCCATGATGACCTTTCTGAGAGCATCCACTGCCTTAGAACCCTTGTCAAGGAATGGTTTTCCATTCTCTGCTGACGTAAGTGGTCCATGAGAGCACTACCCGTCATGCCATTCGTGCTCTCCAACTACATGGTGAAGTACACCAAACCATTCATTCTATacatatgaaacaaaaaaaaaaccttgagaTATGCATTCCTAATAAATTTGTAGTGTATGGGTTTCCCTTGCCTTATAACATACTACCAACTACAAATTATTTCTTACAGCCAATTTTGGCTGAAATGTGTCAATTTGAATACATCTGCACTGGATTTTAAAAGGTGAAATCTGTAAGAAAGCTGTGCTCAATCAACATGTACTTCACTTTCAATTCCCCACAAACCAGGaatttaattagttttagttATAAGTaccattattatatggctctgtctcataaggactgggaactaccaaattcacgaatttgatcgGCTGAAATGGATATTGACTgtggtctagattttcccatctacaccggcatctagaccaataatgttttgaaacaaaaaagttgcaaacaaaaatgcaaaatccTTGACTGTTTTCAcctagcaatatttatttctgtaagtgccaaaaagctgatgagaaaaaaagtaaagagGACTAGCAAACTTTGGAAGAATTAATTTCGGCTCATCGCCTCTCGctagcaaaatgtcagttagtaaaaaccagttacattaaacaaattaaattgtttttgtttttgccatataataaacatcttattaactgaGCTAAGTCGGTCTGTTTGGGAGattcttgacctcggtcgtttgtacagacctcactgcatTTGATCTGTACTTACAACCTcagtcaagattctcccatacagacctcctgctcgcttaataagaactaaataatattattggacAGTACCTTCAATGCAGACAAATCACCTTCGGCCTGTTGGCAACAAAACCAGAAATGATTTCTTATCGGTTCGATCCACTCTCGAATAGCCCCACACTCCTTGAGGTTAGAAGCCTATAAGAATAGTAAGGATTGCAGGATTAGTCCATAGTATATCTACACAACTACCAGCAATGAGTTTCACACTTAGCAAGAATGAATGACATCCAATAACTGGAGATGGTAGTGTCACGTTATCTTATAGCTGATGTGAAACCTGTAAAAGTATTACTTACTTCAGTCAAAGCCTTGACCAGCTTTGCTGACTTGTGCCAGACATCAAGATCATGGATGAGGTCTTTCAATACAGAATGTTGCTCTAAAAATTGaggacaaaaaggaaaatgtcgACATACTGTATATTGTCGAGCACCCTAGTTTTACTTTTTGGATTCAAGGATGTAAATGACTGTCCATTGGATGTAATGGACTCCAAAAAAGTACGCTTTATCTGCAGGATAGCGAGTCACATTGTATCTAAATAAACCTTTGAAATGATAACATTTTGGAGTTCTAAAACATCTGTATAAACCTTTTAAACTTGCCTTGTGATATGGTAAGGCATGAGCCACCAGTCTTCTTACAGGAATAACTGCTATTACAATATTGACCCTGCAGATGTACCTTTCATATCTCTCACTAATGCCTTGATGGATGTGGATGCATCTGTTACTAAATGACTTATGGTAATCACATCCTTCAACCTTCTCAACAGCCTTGAAAGGGCCAGTTTCTCCATGGCTGTTGACTTGCCACCAGTCTCTCTCTTGTCAACAACCTCTAAATCAACAATCAATCTGGAGGACTCTTCCATAAGAGTATACACACAATACCTTGCTGTGTGACCAGGAGAGTCATTTCTTCCATCCCCTGCAAGAGTCACACCAGTGGGTGGAAGATGTCCTTGTATTGCATCCTTGACATTGCTCCACATGTTCTGAATTGCAGGGTGGCAATACAATTTCTGAACTCTATAAAAGAGACTTTCTGATATAGATGACAGTCCTAAGAACTTAGCCAAGAGATTGAACTTTTGGAAATTGTTCCCACTAAGCAGAATGGCAGCAGAAAGCTGGACATTGTTTACATACACCTTTTGATTGCTCTTGACAGCAAGAACCTCAGATGAAGTCCAAGAGTCTGCATGTCCGTTGGTACAATTCCACTGTATCGTTACCACAGCACCAGACATTGCCTGTTGCACAGTAACAATTTCACCGCAAAGTTTACACTGCGTAGGAATTAATTCCATCACCTTGTCTAATGTTGCAATCACTTTCTGCTTTTCTCTGCAATGTTTCAGTTGTTTGAAGAGTTTCTGTGGTGGCAGTTGCATGTTCAGTGATGACAGTCTCCTCGTGATAGGAAGTTTTATCCAACTCTGGATTTATCATGGTAACAGTTGCATCTGCATCATCATCTGGATGAATACTTCGTTTAGGCGTGTCAAAATCAATAGTGAACAACTCTGAAATAATAACCAATTAAAGCAAACAAGTTTCAGTTATAGGGAATGAGATAGAAGTTGCTGGTCTTTAACTGCATAAATCATGTCTAGGGAAACAGACCGTTCTGTGACCTGCAATTAGAGGTTTCATATGCCTGACTGTACACCTGATGTAAGATCAGGTACAGCTGTATTCCACAAACATTAAACACATAGAGGAATAAAAACCAATACACACTACATTGATTTCCTTGGTACATCAATGCAATTTGAATGAGAAATGTTATTTAGCTACCATCAACacgatgtacatgtatgtgtctaACTGCTAAAAATAAGGCAAGTAGTTCTCGAACTCATTAGTAATTTATcaagttaaaacaaaaaaaaaatcataagcgtGAAGTAGCTTTGGATACCCGGTCCTAATTAGCATGGATTTTGACGATTTGTCTTCTCCGTTTACTCCTTAGTTTTTGTTTCGATTGAGAAGATATATCAAACACTCAAGAGAGTGTTTCATCAGctatccaaacacctcgaatttcatcaaaaacacTTCGCTGCACATCATATTTTCAATTCTCTTCTCGGTGTtcggatatctgatgaaacaccgTCTCATGTTTGATTTATTACTTCCAAATCTAAAGCACAACTAATAGCAACATTTCACATACTCAGCATCAACAGGCTCTGGGGTGGACGAAGGGTCAAGGCAAATTTCATCCAGGTCACTATCCAATTCACTGTCACTATCACTGGTATCATCACCGCTTGTAGAGTCTTCTCCTAGATTAAGAATTATCCTTGAAAGcctaaaattgtttaaaataaaaacaggAAACCTAAGAAAACCTATGTCCAGAAGAGCTAAAAAAGTCTCTGTCAGACACATCAAACATTCCCCAAATCCCCCAAAATGACACAAGTTGTACTATATCAGCCCAGTAAGAAAACGAACAAGAGTACACCTCAATGTGAGAGGTGTGCAGAGTAATAATTgaattattataatcattatcattatcattattattattatccactTGAGTGCATATTTTCAAAACCCTGTATAACTTTGGTGTTCTATTCACACCATAGTTAACTATGTTCACACATATATGAAAACTAACCTCTCACTAAATGCGAGTTCATCATCATAAACTTCCTGACCTGTGACATCTACATTTTCAACAAACGGGTTTGTTTCATTTCCCACTCTTGTTTGGGAAAACGGATCACCCCTTATCCATTCGTCCATACCTGATGTTCCAGTTacatcaacaaagctgaaagTCATATTGCTATTGTCAGTAaaaataaagtgttgtagtaGAGCAGATATAGAAATGCATAAATAATTTTTGGAAGAAGGATTTTTGGAAGGAGGGGAATGGCAAATTAcggcggttttcaattgagtgtcgtagaATCAAAATCAAAGCACTTGCTCCAACTAATCACAAAAACACAAATAATACAAAGGACCAATCACAATTCGATGCTAATACACATAGCCTGCACCAAGTAAGGGAAAAGGTGTGTGCAGCATGATTGGTTTTGTCACGTTATATCACGTTACTGTTTTTGTGTTACTTGCTTTTGATTGTTATGGAATCCAACATTCCTCGATGAACACGTGCTTGGACGTGTACAATAAATTGTGTGTTCAACATGGACATCTCAGCTCTTTTGACCGCCCCATAACAGTTTTACTTttgcttctcattggttgagaAAGTAGTGCAAATTTTGTAAACTAATGACAGAGCAAGGTAAggcaaaaccaaaaaataactttcatcactcaattgaaaaccgctctattatagGCAACTATAGGTAGCTAGGTGATTATAGGGCTTCTGGTAATCAAAATGTGTGAACAAACAAAAAGTTGCTAGTGTGTGTGCACAGTATacaaaacaaaactactaaCAACTAATTTCATAACAACTCATTAGTGCTAttaaaaaacaatcaaaaaagGAGTTCGAGGAACATTTTTCTTTCACCTTGAGGATACATCCTTTTCTCCATCTCTTCTTGCTTTCTTTGCAGGAGTGGAACAATAATCTGGAGGTACAATTCCTAAAggcaaaatttttgaaatcaaatAACTACAGTCGTCTGCAATAGCTTCGTGCACTACAAAATAGTCTTGAATACTTATAACATTTTTAACTTCGTTGTTACACAGAATACATGTGAAAATACATGGAAG from Montipora capricornis isolate CH-2021 chromosome 12, ASM3666992v2, whole genome shotgun sequence encodes the following:
- the LOC138025789 gene encoding uncharacterized protein, translated to MSGAVVTIQWNCTNGHADSWTSSEVLAVKSNQKVYVNNVQLSAAILLSGNNFQKFNLLAKFLGLSSISESLFYRVQKLYCHPAIQNMWSNVKDAIQGHLPPTGVTLAGDGRNDSPGHTARYCVYTLMEESSRLIVDLEVVDKRETGGKSTAMEKLALSRLLRRLKDVITISHLVTDASTSIKALVRDMKEQHSVLKDLIHDLDVWHKSAKLVKALTEASNLKECGAIREWIEPIRNHFWFCCQQAEGDLSALKNEWFGVLHHVVGEHEWHDG